The following coding sequences are from one Triticum aestivum cultivar Chinese Spring chromosome 5A, IWGSC CS RefSeq v2.1, whole genome shotgun sequence window:
- the LOC123108450 gene encoding pollen allergen Dac g 3-like yields the protein MASSSRMLTVVVLAALVAGAMCAVRVKLTVEKGSDKKKLALKIDYTRPGDSLSEVELRQHGSEEWQPLTKKGDVWEVSCSKPLVGPFNFRFLSKNGMKNVFDEVFSTDFNYLSRMIGLPLQNACSVVEIVY from the coding sequence ATGGCCTCCTCCTCCAGGATGCTCACGGTGGTGGTGCTGGCGGCGCTGGTCGCCGGTGCGATGTGCGCCGTGAGGGTGAAGTTGACGGTGGAGAAGGGGTCCGACAAAAAGAAGCTGGCGCTCAAGATCGACTACACAAGGCCAGGCGACAGCCTGTCAGAGGTGGAGCTCCGGCAGCACGGCTCAGAGGAGTGGCAGCCGTTGACCAAGAAGGGCGACGTGTGGGAGGTCTCGTGCTCCAAGCCACTGGTTGGCCCCTTCAACTTCCGCTTCTTGTCCAAGAATGGCATGAAGAACGTCTTCGACGAGGTCTTCTCCACCGATTTCAATTATTTATCAAGGATGATTGGTCTCCCCCTGCAGAACGCATGCTCTGTTGTTGAGATTGTTTATTAG